A single region of the Triticum dicoccoides isolate Atlit2015 ecotype Zavitan chromosome 2B, WEW_v2.0, whole genome shotgun sequence genome encodes:
- the LOC119364047 gene encoding chloroplast envelope quinone oxidoreductase homolog, whose product MATPTTTPATMRAVQYDACGGGAAGLKHVEVPVPSAKKNEVLLKLQAATINPVDWKIQKGDLRPLLPRRLPFIPVTDVAGVVVDVGPGVKGVTVGDQVVAMLNSFNGGGLAEYAVASANLTVKRPAEVSAAEGAGLPIAAGTALQALRSIGAKFDGTGKPLNVLVTAASGGVGLYAVQLAKLANLHVTATCGARNMDLVKSLGADEVMDYRTPEGASLQSPSGRKYDGVVHCTVGVSWSFFQPLLSDAGRVIDITPNLSAILTSALHRVTFSKKRLVPLLLSPNKADLEFLVGLLKEGKLKTVIDSKFPLSDAGKAWQSSIDGHATGKIVVEMES is encoded by the exons ATGGCCACCCCGACGACCACGCCGGCGACGATGCGGGCCGTGCAGTACGACGCCTGCGGCGGAGGCGCCGCCGGCCTCAAG CATGTAGAAGTCCCCGTCCCTTCAGCAAAGAAGAATGAGGTCCTGCTGAAACTGCAAGCTGCAACCATCAACCCAGTTGACTGGAAGATACAGAAAGGGGACTTGCGGCCTCTGCTGCCTCGTAGACTGCCTTTTATCCCAG TGACTGATGTTGCAGGAGTAGTTGTTGATGTTGGTCCTGGAGTGAAAGGTGTCACAGTGGGTGATCAAGTCGTCGCCATGTTGAACTCTTTT AACGGAGGTGGACTGGCAGAGTACGCTGTAGCATCCGCAAACCTGACCGTCAAAAGGCCAGCTGAGGTTTCTGCAGCTGAGGGTGCTGGGCTTCCCATTGCTGCAGGCACTGCGCTCCAGGCACTGAGGTCCATTGGTGCCAAGTTTGACGGCACCGGCAAGCCATTAAACGTGTTGGTCACCGCTGCCTCTGGTGGCGTAGGCCTGTACGCGGTACAGCTTGCAAAGCTAGCGAACCTTCATGTTACCGCCACCTGCGGCGCACGCAACATGGATCTTGTGAAGAGCTTGGGCGCAGACGAGGTGATGGACTACAGGACCCCAGAGGGGGCGAGCCTGCAGAGCCCCTCCGGCAGAAAGTACGACGGCGTGGTTCACTGCACCGTCGGTGTCAGCTGGTCGTTTTTCCAGCCATTGCTCAGTGATGCCGGGAGAGTGATCGATATCACCCCCAACTTGTCGGCCATCCTCACATCTGCGCTGCACAGGGTGACATTTTCCAAGAAGCGCCTGGTGCCCCTGCTCCTGTCGCCCAACAAGGCGGACCTGGAGTTCTTGGTTGGGTTGCTCAAGGAAGGCAAGCTGAAGACGGTGATCGACTCCAAGTTCCCGTTGAGCGATGCAGGCAAGGCGTGGCAGAGCAGTATCGATGGCCATGCCACTGGTAAGATTGTCGTTGAGATGGAGAGCTGA
- the LOC119364046 gene encoding nuclear transport factor 2-like isoform X1: protein MAAPTPPPAAAPAAAPGPTPPAQVVGNAFVQQYYNILHQSPELVFRFYQEASRIGRPATTGADMDTVTTMEVPLTPRPLFPRFRSGHLGALECWETFSGVLNGFFLQAINEKIMSMDIARAEIRGVDAQESLCGGVTVLVTGHLTGKDDVCREFAQSFFLAPQEKGYFVLNDILRYVGQGEADPSLPPPQQQPPAPELDAVVAPAAALANGTVAPVETVPREQEASPQPELDLSESVPHTNEEEDPKEEVYNPPNDVEVPVVEETLVPEVIDEVPNNVAASIPVSAPPVPHEEAPKKSYASIVKVMKAVLPPNSTVPYRPAPPKPEKQAPAPAQSVAVDAPTFSPNPESSNIQDQEVDALAVYVKNLPLHATPSQLEEEFKRFGTIKHDGIQVRSHKIQGFCYGFIEFEDASSVQSALAASPVTIDDRPCHVEEKRTPGSRGSSRGRFPPGRGGNFRGEGMRGRGSYTGGRGYGRGEYNNYRSDFGGRGGGRGGSGRGGDVGYQRVDHSGTGGRGGARAAAK, encoded by the exons atGGCCGCGCCGAcgcctccgcccgccgccgcccccgccgcggcgCCAGGACCGACGCCGCCGGCGCAAGTG GTGGGCAACGCCTTCGTGCAGCAGTACTACAACATCCTCCACCAGTCACCGGAGCTCGTCTTCCGCTTCTACCAGGAGGCCAGCCGCATCGgccgccccgccaccaccggcgccgACATGGACACCGTCACCACCATGGAGGTACCGCTCACTCCCCGTCCGTTGTTTCCTCGATTCAGATCTGGGCATCTGGGGGCCTTAGAATGTTGGGAGACTTTCTCAGGGGTTCTGAATGGTTTCTTCTTGCAGGCGATTAACGAGAAGATCATGTCCATGGACATCGCGCGGGCGGAGATCAGGGGGGTGGACGCGCAGGAGTCGCTATGTGGCGGTGTGACCGTGCTCGTCACGGGCCACCTCACAGGGAAGGACGACGTCTGCCGCGAGTTCGCGCAGTCCTTCTTCCTCGCGCCGCAGGAGAAGGGTTACTTCGTGCTCAACGACATACTACGTTATGTCGGGCAGGGTGAGGCCGACCCGTCATTGCCGCCACCTCAGCAGCAGCCGCCGGCACCGGAGTTGGATGCAGTGGTTGCCCCTGCTGCCGCCTTGGCAAATGGTACTGTTGCCCCTGTGGAGACTGTGCCTCGCGAGCAGG AGGCTTCGCCGCAGCCAGAGCTGGATCTCTCTGAGTCTGTTCCTCATACCAACGAGGAGGAGGATCCCAAGGAGGAGGTTTACAACCCACCGAATGACGTGGAGGTGCCTGTTGTGGAGGAAACACTGGTTCCTGAGGTCATAGATGAAGTGCCAAATAATGTAGCAGCCTCCATACCGGTTTCGGCTCCCCCTGTACCACATGAGGAGGCCCCTAAGAAGTCGTACGCTTCAATT GTCAAAGTCATGAAAGCAGTTCTGCCACCAAATTCCACAGTTCCTTACAGGCCTGCACCACCAAAACCAGAGAAGCAAGCTCCTGCTCCTGCCCAGTCTGTGGCTGTTGATGCTCCAACTTTCAGTCCTAATCCTGAGAGCAGCAACATTCAAGACCAAGAAG TTGATGCGCTTGCGGTGTATGTAAAAAATCTGCCCTTACATGCCACACCTAGCCAATTAGAAGAGGAGTTCAAAAGATTTGGTACTATTAAACATGATGGTATCCAAGTTAGAAGCCACAAG ATTCAAGGGTTCTGCTATGGCTTCATAGAGTTTGAGGATGCCAGCTCAGTTCAAAGTGCACTAGCG GCTTCTCCTGTGACGATTGATGACCGGCCATGCCACGTCGAAGAAAAAAGAACTCCTGGTTCACGTG GTAGTAGCAGGGGAAGGTTTCCACCGGGTAGAGGTGGTAATTTCCGAGGTGAAGGCATGAGAGGCCGTGGTAGTTACACTGGAGGGAGAGGCTATGGAAGGGGCGAGTACAACAACTATCGATCTGATTTTGGAGGCAGAGGCGGTGGTAGAGGCGGCTCAGGTCGTGGAGGTGATGTTGGCTACCAGCGGGTTGATCACTCTGGCACCGGTGGTCGTGGTGGTGCCCGGGCAGCTGCAAAGTGA
- the LOC119364046 gene encoding nuclear transport factor 2-like isoform X2 encodes MAAPTPPPAAAPAAAPGPTPPAQVVGNAFVQQYYNILHQSPELVFRFYQEASRIGRPATTGADMDTVTTMEAINEKIMSMDIARAEIRGVDAQESLCGGVTVLVTGHLTGKDDVCREFAQSFFLAPQEKGYFVLNDILRYVGQGEADPSLPPPQQQPPAPELDAVVAPAAALANGTVAPVETVPREQEASPQPELDLSESVPHTNEEEDPKEEVYNPPNDVEVPVVEETLVPEVIDEVPNNVAASIPVSAPPVPHEEAPKKSYASIVKVMKAVLPPNSTVPYRPAPPKPEKQAPAPAQSVAVDAPTFSPNPESSNIQDQEVDALAVYVKNLPLHATPSQLEEEFKRFGTIKHDGIQVRSHKIQGFCYGFIEFEDASSVQSALAASPVTIDDRPCHVEEKRTPGSRGSSRGRFPPGRGGNFRGEGMRGRGSYTGGRGYGRGEYNNYRSDFGGRGGGRGGSGRGGDVGYQRVDHSGTGGRGGARAAAK; translated from the exons atGGCCGCGCCGAcgcctccgcccgccgccgcccccgccgcggcgCCAGGACCGACGCCGCCGGCGCAAGTG GTGGGCAACGCCTTCGTGCAGCAGTACTACAACATCCTCCACCAGTCACCGGAGCTCGTCTTCCGCTTCTACCAGGAGGCCAGCCGCATCGgccgccccgccaccaccggcgccgACATGGACACCGTCACCACCATGGAG GCGATTAACGAGAAGATCATGTCCATGGACATCGCGCGGGCGGAGATCAGGGGGGTGGACGCGCAGGAGTCGCTATGTGGCGGTGTGACCGTGCTCGTCACGGGCCACCTCACAGGGAAGGACGACGTCTGCCGCGAGTTCGCGCAGTCCTTCTTCCTCGCGCCGCAGGAGAAGGGTTACTTCGTGCTCAACGACATACTACGTTATGTCGGGCAGGGTGAGGCCGACCCGTCATTGCCGCCACCTCAGCAGCAGCCGCCGGCACCGGAGTTGGATGCAGTGGTTGCCCCTGCTGCCGCCTTGGCAAATGGTACTGTTGCCCCTGTGGAGACTGTGCCTCGCGAGCAGG AGGCTTCGCCGCAGCCAGAGCTGGATCTCTCTGAGTCTGTTCCTCATACCAACGAGGAGGAGGATCCCAAGGAGGAGGTTTACAACCCACCGAATGACGTGGAGGTGCCTGTTGTGGAGGAAACACTGGTTCCTGAGGTCATAGATGAAGTGCCAAATAATGTAGCAGCCTCCATACCGGTTTCGGCTCCCCCTGTACCACATGAGGAGGCCCCTAAGAAGTCGTACGCTTCAATT GTCAAAGTCATGAAAGCAGTTCTGCCACCAAATTCCACAGTTCCTTACAGGCCTGCACCACCAAAACCAGAGAAGCAAGCTCCTGCTCCTGCCCAGTCTGTGGCTGTTGATGCTCCAACTTTCAGTCCTAATCCTGAGAGCAGCAACATTCAAGACCAAGAAG TTGATGCGCTTGCGGTGTATGTAAAAAATCTGCCCTTACATGCCACACCTAGCCAATTAGAAGAGGAGTTCAAAAGATTTGGTACTATTAAACATGATGGTATCCAAGTTAGAAGCCACAAG ATTCAAGGGTTCTGCTATGGCTTCATAGAGTTTGAGGATGCCAGCTCAGTTCAAAGTGCACTAGCG GCTTCTCCTGTGACGATTGATGACCGGCCATGCCACGTCGAAGAAAAAAGAACTCCTGGTTCACGTG GTAGTAGCAGGGGAAGGTTTCCACCGGGTAGAGGTGGTAATTTCCGAGGTGAAGGCATGAGAGGCCGTGGTAGTTACACTGGAGGGAGAGGCTATGGAAGGGGCGAGTACAACAACTATCGATCTGATTTTGGAGGCAGAGGCGGTGGTAGAGGCGGCTCAGGTCGTGGAGGTGATGTTGGCTACCAGCGGGTTGATCACTCTGGCACCGGTGGTCGTGGTGGTGCCCGGGCAGCTGCAAAGTGA